In Pirellulales bacterium, one DNA window encodes the following:
- a CDS encoding tyrosine-type recombinase/integrase, giving the protein MPSNKGKRFPVETLVESEVESLLAACNQGVTGTRNRCLITLLYRTGLRISEALALRPSDASGNALTVLRGKGGKRRVVGIDAWTTAALSAWMATRSKAGISSRAPLFCTLDGESLETSYVRHLLPRLARKAGISKRVHPHGLRHSFASDAAMDLPLPVLSAALGHDHLSTTERYIHALNPRIVVEAMAARS; this is encoded by the coding sequence ATGCCAAGCAACAAAGGCAAGAGATTCCCCGTCGAAACGCTGGTCGAATCCGAAGTCGAATCGCTGTTGGCTGCGTGCAATCAAGGCGTGACGGGCACACGTAACCGCTGCCTTATCACTCTGCTGTATCGTACTGGCTTGCGCATCAGCGAAGCATTGGCGCTGCGCCCGTCAGACGCCAGCGGCAACGCTTTGACTGTATTGCGTGGCAAAGGCGGCAAACGGCGCGTGGTCGGAATTGACGCTTGGACAACAGCCGCGTTGTCCGCGTGGATGGCCACACGCTCCAAAGCGGGCATATCGAGCCGTGCGCCATTATTCTGTACGTTGGACGGCGAATCGCTGGAAACAAGCTATGTCAGGCACTTGCTGCCGCGATTGGCGCGCAAGGCAGGAATTAGCAAGCGAGTGCATCCACATGGCCTACGCCACTCATTCGCCAGCGACGCCGCAATGGATTTGCCATTGCCGGTGTTGTCTGCCGCGTTGGGCCATGATCATCTTAGCACGACTGAACGCTACATTCACGCGCTCAATCCGCGAATTGTTGTTGAAGCTATGGCCGCGCGATCGTGA
- a CDS encoding M56 family metallopeptidase, with product MSILLWWLGQNTIAVGVMVPFALLMCRLFRNRPAVQHVLWLVVLLKLVMPPIVSWPWSIQQVRNSIWSIPATAPVSETVHMGELDENLRATDHIRLPSMSPVKDTPSLQANARQVDVIVTMAWIIGGAVVTSWQFRRIASRMSLVGAAANAPECLTNEVQIVAKQLGLRPPQALIARGILSPFIWCLGRPRLVWPESLSSQTEVVRSRGVITHELAHIYRGDHWVAWLEMIVSIVWWWNPFFWFVRRRLNETAEMACDAMAIDTNPANRREYAELLLELSWGFKIGAPATILAIGVGTPMSFERRLSMILSDHVSGKFSSLGIVVAISFALLALPGCSKGQHEPQSEVDRTAKIANVASGQLKSPENSAVRVALSSPVCRELAPFEEFTGRLEASVAPPMLRTKKLPEKPMDVVFNMDQRSYLNYQQKLGEGQVKGEGDPLAIGLPDENNFPRAGVLDQFGDKFDPTTGTISVYGVLPNADDLLLPGMFVRVRMTLGPPRPVLEVPEEAVGGEKGNFYLWVVSDQDIVAQRAVQIGALDGNMCVIEKGVTPEDKVVIAGANGLRSGDHVVLRSEGRDVDGTK from the coding sequence ATGAGCATCTTGCTTTGGTGGCTGGGGCAAAACACAATCGCCGTCGGGGTGATGGTGCCGTTTGCACTTCTCATGTGCCGTCTGTTCCGCAATCGCCCGGCCGTGCAGCATGTGCTTTGGCTAGTCGTTTTGCTGAAACTGGTCATGCCACCTATTGTCTCCTGGCCTTGGTCAATACAGCAGGTTCGGAATTCGATCTGGTCCATACCAGCAACTGCGCCGGTCTCTGAAACCGTACATATGGGTGAACTCGACGAGAACCTAAGGGCAACCGATCACATCCGTCTCCCATCAATGTCTCCCGTCAAAGACACGCCATCGCTGCAAGCCAATGCTAGACAGGTCGACGTCATTGTCACCATGGCTTGGATCATCGGTGGGGCAGTAGTCACGTCATGGCAGTTTCGTCGGATCGCTAGCCGCATGTCGCTAGTCGGTGCGGCCGCCAACGCACCGGAGTGCCTCACGAACGAAGTCCAGATTGTAGCTAAGCAACTAGGCCTGCGGCCGCCGCAAGCACTGATCGCCCGTGGCATCCTTTCGCCGTTCATTTGGTGCCTGGGTCGGCCGCGGCTAGTTTGGCCGGAATCGCTGTCGAGCCAGACCGAAGTTGTGCGCTCGCGTGGCGTCATCACTCACGAGTTGGCTCACATATATCGTGGCGATCATTGGGTGGCCTGGCTGGAAATGATCGTGAGCATCGTTTGGTGGTGGAATCCGTTCTTTTGGTTTGTCCGCCGACGCCTGAATGAAACGGCGGAGATGGCATGTGACGCTATGGCAATTGATACCAATCCCGCGAATCGCCGTGAATATGCCGAACTGCTTCTTGAACTATCGTGGGGTTTCAAAATCGGAGCACCGGCAACTATCTTGGCCATCGGAGTAGGCACTCCCATGTCCTTTGAAAGGAGGCTGTCCATGATTCTGTCTGACCACGTTTCTGGCAAATTCTCGTCCTTGGGAATCGTAGTCGCGATCAGCTTCGCTCTGTTGGCTCTGCCTGGCTGCTCGAAGGGGCAGCACGAACCGCAATCGGAGGTGGATCGCACGGCGAAAATCGCAAATGTGGCCAGCGGCCAACTCAAATCTCCAGAGAACAGCGCTGTGCGGGTAGCTCTCAGCAGTCCGGTGTGTCGCGAGCTGGCGCCATTCGAGGAATTCACAGGCCGTTTGGAGGCTTCTGTTGCGCCGCCCATGCTGCGTACAAAGAAACTTCCAGAAAAGCCAATGGACGTCGTCTTTAACATGGATCAACGGTCGTATCTGAACTATCAACAGAAATTGGGCGAGGGACAGGTCAAAGGTGAAGGTGACCCACTGGCCATAGGTTTACCCGACGAAAACAACTTCCCCCGCGCGGGTGTACTTGATCAGTTTGGTGACAAGTTCGATCCGACGACGGGCACCATTTCCGTCTATGGCGTTTTGCCAAATGCAGACGACCTGCTATTGCCCGGCATGTTTGTCCGCGTGCGGATGACTTTGGGTCCGCCGCGCCCTGTGCTGGAAGTGCCTGAAGAGGCGGTCGGTGGAGAAAAGGGTAATTTCTACCTATGGGTAGTAAGTGATCAAGATATCGTGGCGCAACGTGCAGTACAGATAGGGGCATTGGACGGCAACATGTGTGTCATCGAGAAGGGTGTGACCCCCGAAGATAAAGTAGTAATCGCTGGGGCCAATGGGCTGAGGTCGGGCGATCACGTCGTGCTTCGTTCCGAGGGTCGGGACGTTGATGGCACAAAGTGA
- a CDS encoding site-specific integrase, producing the protein MSKKEIRIRVGMFVTIQLRGKKKTWNADYWWKGKHCRKSLKTRNLPTARQWAVQLDNQLQQGYNPMPQSAQKRVSIQQATDNFLQFQKTEKRRGKTRKKYDGLLKKFIGFADMEGITNLVEVDLSFIDRYRDFRDPQIGERSMANEGQMLKTFFGWCAQRQLMPINPLTFRKFPRPKYEPRGGPTLEQLYAVLSIVPRDLLPIIAIAAFTGRRSGEIQHLLKEDIDLAGNWIHFVSRPGTETKTGNSGKVPIHPRLRMVLEQQPKSKSEWFFNAAPSPQYPEGGHHLNMRDVNEQFQKLLMALKIPAGKKNGGYTFHSLRSFFKTFCVNAGIPCEVVDK; encoded by the coding sequence ATGAGCAAAAAAGAAATAAGAATTCGCGTCGGAATGTTTGTGACAATTCAACTTCGCGGCAAGAAAAAGACCTGGAACGCGGACTACTGGTGGAAGGGCAAGCATTGCCGGAAATCGCTCAAGACTCGCAATCTTCCGACGGCACGTCAATGGGCGGTCCAGCTGGACAATCAGCTGCAACAGGGCTACAACCCGATGCCGCAATCGGCCCAGAAAAGGGTATCAATCCAGCAAGCAACTGATAATTTCCTGCAGTTTCAAAAAACTGAAAAACGACGTGGCAAAACACGCAAGAAATACGACGGCCTGTTGAAGAAATTCATCGGCTTTGCTGATATGGAAGGAATTACGAATTTAGTAGAAGTCGATCTGTCTTTCATTGATCGTTACCGTGATTTCCGAGACCCGCAAATTGGCGAACGGAGTATGGCCAACGAGGGGCAAATGCTGAAAACCTTTTTTGGCTGGTGTGCCCAGCGGCAATTGATGCCAATAAATCCTTTGACGTTTCGTAAATTTCCCCGTCCAAAATACGAACCGCGGGGCGGACCAACTTTGGAGCAGCTTTACGCAGTGCTTTCGATTGTTCCTCGGGATTTACTGCCAATAATCGCCATCGCGGCTTTTACCGGCCGCCGTAGCGGAGAAATACAACACTTACTGAAGGAGGATATTGACCTTGCCGGTAATTGGATTCATTTTGTCTCTCGACCGGGTACCGAAACAAAAACTGGCAATAGTGGAAAGGTTCCGATCCATCCACGGTTGCGGATGGTACTTGAGCAGCAGCCAAAATCAAAAAGCGAATGGTTCTTTAATGCAGCGCCCAGTCCACAATATCCCGAGGGCGGCCACCATCTGAACATGCGCGACGTCAACGAGCAATTCCAAAAGCTGCTGATGGCATTAAAGATACCGGCCGGGAAAAAGAATGGCGGCTATACGTTTCATAGCTTGCGGTCGTTTTTTAAGACTTTTTGTGTTAACGCCGGCATCCCCTGCGAAGTAGTCGACAAATGA
- a CDS encoding sigma-70 family RNA polymerase sigma factor — protein MSEVTQLLTAIGEGDLKATAELFPLVYEELKRLARARMADERAEHTLQATALVHEAYLRLTSDEDNPWDNRGHFFAAAAEAMRRILIEYARSKNAVKRGGNRERIQLDDCQLTAVSPPEKLDELLALDEALTKFAAEAPDKAELVKLRYFAGLSVEESAAAMGISPATAKRYWAFARAWLYKAING, from the coding sequence ATGTCCGAAGTCACTCAATTACTGACTGCTATTGGTGAAGGCGATTTGAAAGCGACGGCCGAATTGTTCCCCTTGGTATATGAAGAACTTAAGCGACTGGCTCGCGCGCGCATGGCGGATGAACGCGCCGAGCACACTCTGCAAGCCACGGCGCTAGTGCACGAAGCATATTTACGTCTGACCAGCGACGAAGATAATCCATGGGATAACCGCGGCCATTTCTTTGCTGCCGCGGCGGAGGCGATGCGGCGGATTTTGATCGAATATGCGCGCAGCAAAAATGCAGTGAAGCGTGGCGGCAATCGAGAGCGCATTCAATTGGACGATTGCCAATTGACGGCAGTTTCGCCGCCCGAGAAGCTGGACGAGCTACTGGCCCTGGATGAAGCGCTCACGAAATTTGCGGCCGAGGCACCGGACAAGGCAGAGCTGGTAAAGCTGCGCTACTTTGCCGGATTGTCGGTAGAAGAATCAGCGGCGGCGATGGGAATTTCGCCCGCCACTGCCAAACGCTATTGGGCATTCGCCCGCGCGTGGCTTTATAAGGCAATAAACGGGTAG
- a CDS encoding BlaI/MecI/CopY family transcriptional regulator: MTMANEQRPAMSVAEREVLKVLWDHGPLAVRNVLAYLTKRGQQWSRSTVITLLQRLEKKGYVGSDKHRFAFVFRALVTRDEVMHARMIDLADEFCDGKAIPLVLAFAKRHRFSPQQLARFRQMIEGLEAKRGKRGGK; the protein is encoded by the coding sequence ATGACTATGGCGAATGAGCAACGGCCGGCAATGAGTGTCGCAGAGCGTGAGGTGCTCAAGGTGCTTTGGGATCATGGACCGCTCGCAGTTCGGAATGTACTGGCCTACTTAACAAAACGAGGTCAGCAATGGAGTCGGTCCACCGTCATCACGTTGCTACAACGGTTGGAAAAAAAGGGTTACGTCGGCAGTGACAAACACCGGTTTGCCTTCGTCTTTCGCGCATTGGTTACTCGCGACGAGGTGATGCACGCACGGATGATCGACTTGGCCGACGAGTTTTGCGACGGCAAAGCGATACCGTTGGTCTTGGCTTTCGCAAAGCGTCATCGCTTCTCTCCCCAACAACTGGCCCGTTTTCGGCAGATGATTGAAGGCCTTGAGGCGAAGCGTGGAAAGCGGGGTGGGAAATGA